The genomic region GTAATATATTAACTATTAATTTCCCCTCTTTTTTTGGGCATCGCAGTTTATGTGTCTTTTTGCAGTTTTAAGAATGATTTTGCATTAATAATCTCATTTTTAAGAGATCCAGTCTTCATAGTATCCTAAAATATTAATTGTCAAATTTATTCAGGTATTTCTCCTCACTCCCTAAATTTTAATTATAATAGTGTCTAAGGAATTACTGGCCATCCAGTATCTCTTTGGGTGCTCCACAAATTCTGACAAGATATTCTGCTTCCATAAAATGTAGTTTACAGGGTATAATTAAACAATGGAGTGGCCCACCGAAATCTTCACCTATGAGTGTTTTTATTTTATCAGCACGGACTACTGGCTTATCTGAACCAGCACGAGCAACTATAACAGCCAGAGAATCTTCAGATAAAACATTTTCCCTCCTATCTTCTTCAACCTTTAAAAGATATTCTAATCCTTCGTTAGCAGTCATGTAACGATTTTCATCAGCTTTTATATCCAGAAGGACCAGCGTGTGAGCATCTAATTTTATATTTGATTTTATTGCAAGATATGGGGAATGAGGAAAGTAATTTTCTTCAGGGAAAGGAATAGTAGTAACCTTACCAAACTTATAAGCTTGAAGGCCAGCAAGGCCAGGTGCTGCTGATAGGATGGACGATGAATGGATTACTGTGGTTTCAATGTTAATTTTTTTTGCCTCAATCATCATATCTGCATGTGTGGTGGCAATTAAGGGATCTCCTGCAACTAAAAAAGCAACATCTTTTTCCATGGCAGCCTTTAACGGTATATTGTATTCTTCAACCTCTTCTCTTGTTAAAACTCTAATTTCTTTACTTATTATTTCTTCAACAGCAGATAATGTTGTCCCGAAAAGATTTGCAGTGTAAAACTCGGCATAAACATCGTCAACTTTTTTAAGGGCTTCAATTCCCTTTAAAGATATATCTTTTTCATCATAAAGACCTAAACCAATAAAATAGAACATTGTATCACCAGAT from Methanobacterium sp. harbors:
- the dph5 gene encoding diphthine synthase, producing MFYFIGLGLYDEKDISLKGIEALKKVDDVYAEFYTANLFGTTLSAVEEIISKEIRVLTREEVEEYNIPLKAAMEKDVAFLVAGDPLIATTHADMMIEAKKINIETTVIHSSSILSAAPGLAGLQAYKFGKVTTIPFPEENYFPHSPYLAIKSNIKLDAHTLVLLDIKADENRYMTANEGLEYLLKVEEDRRENVLSEDSLAVIVARAGSDKPVVRADKIKTLIGEDFGGPLHCLIIPCKLHFMEAEYLVRICGAPKEILDGQ